The following are encoded in a window of Esox lucius isolate fEsoLuc1 chromosome 14, fEsoLuc1.pri, whole genome shotgun sequence genomic DNA:
- the ccn1l1 gene encoding cellular communication network factor 1, like 1 produces the protein MTLQENISLLVYLLYTVVSVQGGCPRHYPCPAPPPSCPPGVSLVMDSCAGCKVCAMQYNQDCSPSKPCDHIKGLRCHLGAGGDPETGLCRAEVMGRPCELDGRVYQHGEDFQPSCQHQCSCMDGVVGCMPLCPHQVPVSDWRCSRPRLARLPGRCCEEWLCDDDNRVQEDSREVDRVMPPPQPRHPDVASNELLVAPTPWDSSAGAPQQEWISSPQSHAILPSTCFLQTTDWSPCSATCGMGVSSRVTNSNAECRLARETRLCQIRQCDLGLSSSTERAKKCQRTIRPRRPIRITFIGCSTARRYRPRSCGSCADGRCCAPSVTRTVRLRFRCPAGRQDFSRDVMWIQRCRCGQTCRSQGPASLGPLSLPNDIHTFTH, from the exons ATGACGCTACAGGAAAACATCTCTTTGCTGGTGTACCTATTGTACACTGTTGTTTCG GTGCAGGGCGGTTGCCCGCGGCATTACCCGTGCCCTGCCCCCCCTCCTTCATGCCCGCCGGGTGTCAGCCTGGTCATGGACTCCTGTGCCGGTTGTAAGGTGTGCGCCATGCAGTACAACCAAGACTGCAGCCCTAGCAAGCCCTGCGACCACATCAAGGGCCTGCGCTGCCACCTAGGGGCCGGAGGAGACCCGGAGACGGGCCTGTGCCGGG CTGAGGTGATGGGTCGTCCCTGTGAACTCGACGGCCGGGTCTACCAGCACGGCGAGGATTTCCAGCCCAGCTGCCAGCATCAGTGCAGCTGCATGGACGGTGTGGTGGGCTGCATGCCCCTCTGCCCGCACCAGGTGCCCGTCTCGGACTGGCGCTGCTCCAGGCCCAGGCTGGCACGGCTGCCCGGGCGCTGCTGTGAGGAGTGGCTGTGTGACGACGACAACCGCGTCCAGGAGGACTCCAGGGAGGTTGACCGGGTGATGCCGCCTCCGCAGCCCCGGCACCCCGACGTGGCCAGCAACGAGCTGCTGGTGGCCCCCACCCCCTGGGACTCAAGTGCTGGAGCCCCTCAGCAAG AGTGGATCTCGTCCCCCCAGTCGCACGCCATACTTCCCTCAACGTGCTTCCTGCAAACCACCGATTGGTCACCTTGCTCAGCCACCTGTGGGATGGGCGTATCCAGCCGAGTGACCAATAGCAACGCGGAATGTCGGCTGGCCAGGGAGACGCGGCTGTGCCAGATACGACAGTGTGACCTCGGCCTCAGCTCTTCCACAGAG CGGGCAAAGAAGTGCCAGCGCACAATACGACCTCGCAGGCCCATCCGGATCACGTTCATCGGATGCTCTACTGCACGCCGCTACCGTCCTCGCTCTTGCGGCTCGTGCGCTGACGGTCGATGCTGTGCGCCCTCCGTGACGCGCACGGTGCGCCTCCGCTTCCGATGCCCAGCCGGCCGACAGGACTTCAGCCGCGACGTCATGTGGATCCAGCGCTGCCGCTGTGGCCAGACCTGCCGGAGTCAAGGGCCTGCATCCCTGGGCCCCCTCAGCCTGCCCAACGACATCCACACCTTCACCCACTGA